The DNA window ACCGTTTCGGTCATGCTCTGGAAGATGGTGGAAGAGCTGAGGGGAACGGTCGTCGTCCTCGACCCCCACGGCGATTACATGCGCCTGAGCCTTCCCAACACGGGCACAAAGTACGTCAACCTCATCGAGGCGAGAATCCAGCCCGAGACGATGGACGGCGAGGAGCTGGCCGACCTCATGGAGATAGGGAGCAACGCAACCATACAGCGCTCCTACCTGCTGCGAGCCTGGGACACCGTTCTCCACGAGAACCCCAACCTTGGTGGGAGGGAGATAGTCAAGGCCGTCCTCGACCTGCTCCAGAACTGGGTAACCAACGCGGGGGGAAGCTACTGGGACCCCCACGCAAACAAGTACCGCGACCTCGGCGAGATAAAGGCCGCCGAGAGGGAAACGATAACGAGGCTCACGATGAAGATATCCCGCTTCCTGAGGAACTACGGCCATCTGCTCTCAAGCGAAGACATAGTGGCATCCATCAGGGCGGGAATGGTGAACGTCATAGACCTCGGCCCCCTGGACGAAGGCCAGATGAAGCTCGTCGCCGCGAAACTCCTCGAAAAGATGTTCGAAACCAGAATGGACTACGAGAAGGCCAGGAAGAGGCTAGAATACCTCAAGAGAAAGTACGGAAGCAGAATCTCGGCCGTTTCGGAAGAGGTGGAGGAGCTTGAGAAGTTCATCCGCTCAGTCGAGGCGAGCTATCCGGCCCTCTCGGAACCTATACTCATAATAGTAGAAGAGGCTCACATCTTCGCACCCCACGGCGAGAAGGGCGGAACCGTGAGGATACTCGGAAGGATAGCCAGGGAGGGCAGGAAGTTCGGCGTCGGCATGGGACTCGTATCCCAGAGGCCGAGCAGGCTCAACGAGGACGTGCTGAGCCAGACGAACACGAAAATCATAATGCGCATCGTAAACCCAAACGACCAGAACTACGTTATAAAAGCCAGCGAACAGCTGAGCGGGGAGCTGATGGGGGACATAGCCGGCCTCGGCAAGGGTGAAGCGGTGATAGTTGGCCAGGCCATAAGTCTGCCGGCGCTGGTGAAGGTCTACAACTTCAAGGCCCTCGGCGGCGACTACGGGGGCGAGGACATAGGCGTCGTGAGGCGCTGGAAGGAAAGGGCGGAGCGCGAGAAAGCCGAGGAGAAGAAGGAGGAGCTCTACGAGGAGGAGGGCATAGAGCTGGACTTCTGAGGCTGGGAGGTGAGGATTATGGAAGATGCTTACAGGCTGTTTGAAATGCTCCCTGACGACCTCAAGAGGGAGGTTCTGGATTACATAGAATTCCTCCTGGAAAGAAGGAGCTCAAGGAGGGGGAAAGGTCTCAAAATGGAGTGGAAGGGGGCCCTGAGGGAGCTGAGAAACGAGTACACATCGGTGGAACTCCAGCACAAGGCGATTGAATGGTGGGGCTGATGTTCCTGGTGGACACCAACGTATTCCTAGAAGTTCTCCTGGAACAGGCAAACTCAAAGGTTGCGGAGGAGTTCCTCAAGAAAACGCCGCCGGAGCTCGTTCACGTATCGGATTTCACCCTGTACTCAATAGGTATCATAATGACCCGGGCGGGAAAGGAGGAGGCCTTTCCAGGGTTCGTTGAAGACATAATCATGAACGGCGGTTTCACAATTCTGAGGCTGCCCCCGCTGGAATTCAGAGGACTCGTTGATGCTATGAAAAGGTTCAACCTGGATTTCGACGACGCCTACCAGTACAGGCTTGCGGAGCTGTACAACCTGAGGATAGTCAGCTTCGATGCCGACTTCGATGGGACAGAACTTGGCAGGATAACCCCGGAACAGGCCATCAAAACCGTCAATACATTCGGAGAGCCCAAAGGAGGGTAAAGCCATGAAGTTCGCCCACATGGCCGATGTCCACCTCGGCTTCGAGCAGTACCGCCTTCCCTACCGCGCCGAGGAGTTTGCCCAGGCATTCAGGGAGGCGATGGAGAGGGCCGTAGCGGAGGAAGTGGACTTCATTCTCATAGCCGGCGACCTGTTCCACTCAAGCCGGCCCAGTCCAGAGACCATAAAGACCGCGATAGAAATACTGGAAAAACCGAGGGAAGCCGGAATTCCAGTCTTTGCGATAGAGGGAAACCACGACAGAACGCAGAGGAAGGTCTCCGCGTACCATCTCCTTGAGGGGCTCGATCTGCTCCACCTCGTCGGTCTGAGGGACGAGAAGGTTGAGAACGAATACCTGACGAGCGAGCAGCTTGGGGGCAAATACCTCGTTAAGGGCGTCTTTGAGAGGGGCGGAAAGACCGTCGAGATTCACGGACTAAAGTACATGAGCGCCGCCTGGCTTGAGCGCAACCATCTTGAGAAAATCTTCAAGCCGGAGGGAGACGCCATCCTGATGCTCCACCAGGGGATAAAGGAACTCATAGAGAGGATGAGGGGGGTAATCCCCGAGAGCCAGCGCGACTACTTCGAGCTGAGGATGGAAGACCTGCCAAAGGGTTACGTCTACTACGCGCTCGGCCACATCCACAGAAGCTTTGAGACCAGCTACGACATAGGGACGCTGGTCTATCCGGGATCGCTCCAGCGCTGGGATTTCGGGGACTACGAGCTCAGGTACCGCTGGAACGGGAGGAGCTTCATCCCGGAAGCGGGCACCAGGAAGGGCTTCTACATAGTCGAGGACTTTAAGCCGAGGTTCATCGAGCTGAGGGTGAGGCCCTTCATAGACATTAAAATGAAAGCCAACGAGGAAACCGCCAAGATGGAACTGAAGCGCCTCAGGGGCAAGATACCGCGAGAGGCCTTCGTGAGGCTCGACCTGCGCTGGGAAAGGCCCTACGACGTTTCACACTTCCAGGGGATTCTGGAGGTTAGGTACCTCTACCTGAGAACGCGCTTCGAGAGGAGGCTGAAAACTACCGCCGGCGGAGAGGTGCCCAAGCCGGCGGAGTACTTCA is part of the Thermococcus sp. 21S7 genome and encodes:
- the herA gene encoding DNA double-strand break repair helicase HerA yields the protein MRIAEDLNSPVGIVTGEATVNSFQFYAHPDSDLKFGDFVVARLCKEAKDRNCRWGDDVEWVIGTIRGIKNINWLLSEGKSTFASLDLDLREYGESIGENEALIVTVHVLGRIEFRGEGAEIVPNRVPVPNGNKVYTASSDLLRAIYYGGEGFIEVGTLLLRDDVPIYLNADELVSRHFAVLAVTGAGKSNTVSVMLWKMVEELRGTVVVLDPHGDYMRLSLPNTGTKYVNLIEARIQPETMDGEELADLMEIGSNATIQRSYLLRAWDTVLHENPNLGGREIVKAVLDLLQNWVTNAGGSYWDPHANKYRDLGEIKAAERETITRLTMKISRFLRNYGHLLSSEDIVASIRAGMVNVIDLGPLDEGQMKLVAAKLLEKMFETRMDYEKARKRLEYLKRKYGSRISAVSEEVEELEKFIRSVEASYPALSEPILIIVEEAHIFAPHGEKGGTVRILGRIAREGRKFGVGMGLVSQRPSRLNEDVLSQTNTKIIMRIVNPNDQNYVIKASEQLSGELMGDIAGLGKGEAVIVGQAISLPALVKVYNFKALGGDYGGEDIGVVRRWKERAEREKAEEKKEELYEEEGIELDF
- a CDS encoding DUF2281 domain-containing protein, whose amino-acid sequence is MEDAYRLFEMLPDDLKREVLDYIEFLLERRSSRRGKGLKMEWKGALRELRNEYTSVELQHKAIEWWG
- a CDS encoding PIN domain-containing protein, with the translated sequence MVGLMFLVDTNVFLEVLLEQANSKVAEEFLKKTPPELVHVSDFTLYSIGIIMTRAGKEEAFPGFVEDIIMNGGFTILRLPPLEFRGLVDAMKRFNLDFDDAYQYRLAELYNLRIVSFDADFDGTELGRITPEQAIKTVNTFGEPKGG
- the mre11 gene encoding DNA double-strand break repair protein Mre11; protein product: MKFAHMADVHLGFEQYRLPYRAEEFAQAFREAMERAVAEEVDFILIAGDLFHSSRPSPETIKTAIEILEKPREAGIPVFAIEGNHDRTQRKVSAYHLLEGLDLLHLVGLRDEKVENEYLTSEQLGGKYLVKGVFERGGKTVEIHGLKYMSAAWLERNHLEKIFKPEGDAILMLHQGIKELIERMRGVIPESQRDYFELRMEDLPKGYVYYALGHIHRSFETSYDIGTLVYPGSLQRWDFGDYELRYRWNGRSFIPEAGTRKGFYIVEDFKPRFIELRVRPFIDIKMKANEETAKMELKRLRGKIPREAFVRLDLRWERPYDVSHFQGILEVRYLYLRTRFERRLKTTAGGEVPKPAEYFTPAELRAIELTGEKKFDALDAVVELFLGGWEKKPEAKEEKREEPVPAKEEKPLKKEEKPEKAQKAKKPGPKGKPGSILAWIGGGDED